Proteins encoded together in one Pseudomonas arsenicoxydans window:
- the mlaD gene encoding outer membrane lipid asymmetry maintenance protein MlaD gives MQNRTLEIGVGLFLLAGILALLLLALRVSGLSPSATTDTYKLYAYFDNIAGLTVRAKVTMAGVTIGKVTAIDLDRDSFTGRVTMQVEKRVDNLPTDSTASILTAGLLGEKYIGISVGGESSLLKDGGIIHDTQSSLVLEDLIGKFLLNTVSKDAK, from the coding sequence ATGCAAAACCGCACCCTGGAAATCGGTGTCGGCCTTTTCTTGCTGGCTGGCATCCTGGCTTTGCTGTTGCTGGCGTTGCGGGTAAGTGGCCTGTCCCCGAGCGCAACAACAGACACGTATAAACTTTATGCATATTTCGACAATATCGCCGGTTTGACGGTCAGAGCTAAAGTGACCATGGCCGGTGTAACCATCGGCAAGGTCACGGCTATCGATCTGGATCGCGACAGTTTCACCGGTCGAGTGACCATGCAGGTGGAAAAGCGTGTAGATAATCTGCCGACTGACTCCACTGCATCTATCCTGACTGCTGGCCTGTTGGGCGAAAAATACATCGGTATCAGCGTGGGCGGCGAATCCAGCTTGCTCAAGGACGGTGGGATCATTCACGACACCCAGTCGTCGCTGGTACTCGAGGACCTGATCGGTAAATTCCTGCTCAATACCGTTAGCAAAGACGCCAAATGA
- a CDS encoding KpsF/GutQ family sugar-phosphate isomerase: MSQSSDLIQSAQRTIRLELEAVQGLLPQIDADFVRACEMILASKGRVVVVGMGKSGHIGNKIAATLASTGTTAFFVHPAEASHGDMGMITRDDIILALSNSGSTNEIVTLLPLIKRLGIKLISVTGNPDSPLAKAAEVNLNVHVEHEACPLNLAPTSSTTAALVMGDALAVALLEARGFTAEDFAFSHPGGALGRRLLLKVENVMHAGQELPQVQRGTLLKDALMEMTRKGLGMTVILEADGKLAGIFTDGDLRRTLDRSIDIHSATIDQVMTAHGKTARAEMLAAEALKIMEDHKINALVVVDSDDRPVGALNMHDLLRAGVM; this comes from the coding sequence ATGAGCCAATCCAGCGACCTGATTCAATCCGCCCAACGCACCATCCGCCTCGAGCTGGAAGCCGTACAAGGCTTGCTACCCCAAATCGACGCAGATTTCGTACGCGCTTGCGAGATGATTCTGGCCAGCAAAGGCCGCGTGGTCGTGGTCGGCATGGGCAAGTCGGGGCATATCGGCAACAAGATTGCCGCCACACTTGCCAGTACCGGCACCACGGCCTTTTTCGTGCACCCGGCCGAAGCCAGCCATGGCGACATGGGCATGATTACGCGCGACGACATCATCCTGGCCCTGTCGAACTCCGGCTCTACCAATGAAATCGTGACCCTGCTGCCCTTGATCAAACGCCTGGGCATCAAATTGATCAGCGTCACTGGCAACCCCGATTCGCCGCTGGCCAAGGCTGCCGAGGTCAACCTCAACGTTCACGTCGAGCACGAAGCCTGCCCACTGAACCTGGCACCGACCTCTTCGACCACCGCTGCGCTGGTCATGGGTGATGCCCTGGCTGTCGCACTGCTGGAAGCCCGTGGCTTTACTGCTGAAGATTTCGCCTTTTCCCACCCGGGTGGCGCGCTGGGCAGACGCTTGCTGCTGAAAGTCGAAAACGTCATGCACGCCGGACAAGAGCTGCCGCAGGTTCAGCGCGGCACCCTGCTCAAGGACGCGCTCATGGAAATGACCCGAAAGGGCCTGGGCATGACTGTGATCCTGGAAGCCGATGGCAAACTCGCCGGCATCTTCACCGACGGTGACTTGCGTCGCACCCTGGACCGCAGCATCGACATCCACAGCGCCACCATCGATCAGGTCATGACCGCACACGGCAAAACCGCCCGAGCCGAAATGCTTGCGGCCGAAGCCCTGAAAATCATGGAAGACCACAAGATCAACGCACTGGTCGTGGTCGACAGCGACGACCGCCCGGTCGGCGCCTTGAACATGCACGACTTGCTGCGTGCAGGAGTAATGTAA
- a CDS encoding ATP-binding cassette domain-containing protein has protein sequence MSADNAYAVELKGLTFKRGARSIFNNVDIRIPRGKVTGIMGPSGCGKTTLLRLMGAQLRPTKGEVWVNGQNLPKLSRSDLFDARKHMGVLFQSGALFTDLDVFENVAFPLRVHTELPEEMIRDIVLLKLQAVGLRGAIELMPDELSGGMKRRVALARAIALDPQILMYDEPFVGQDPIAMGVLVRLIRLLNDALGITSIVVSHDLAETASIADYIYVVGDGQVLGQGTPEELMNSQEPRIRQFMTGDPDGPVAYHFPATDYRADLLGKR, from the coding sequence ATGAGTGCCGATAACGCCTACGCGGTCGAGCTGAAGGGACTGACCTTCAAGCGCGGTGCGCGCAGCATTTTCAATAACGTCGATATCCGTATCCCGCGCGGCAAGGTCACCGGCATCATGGGGCCTTCCGGGTGTGGCAAGACCACGCTTTTGCGCTTGATGGGCGCACAGTTGCGGCCCACCAAGGGCGAAGTCTGGGTCAACGGCCAGAACCTGCCAAAGCTGTCGCGCAGCGATTTGTTCGATGCGCGTAAACACATGGGTGTGCTGTTTCAGAGCGGCGCGCTGTTCACCGACCTCGATGTGTTCGAGAACGTCGCCTTTCCGCTGCGCGTCCACACCGAGCTGCCGGAAGAGATGATCCGCGACATCGTCCTGCTCAAATTGCAGGCCGTGGGCTTGCGTGGCGCCATCGAGCTGATGCCTGACGAGTTGTCCGGCGGCATGAAGCGTCGTGTCGCGCTGGCGCGGGCGATTGCCCTCGATCCGCAGATTCTCATGTATGACGAGCCTTTTGTCGGCCAGGACCCTATCGCCATGGGCGTGCTGGTGCGCCTGATCCGCTTGCTCAACGATGCGCTGGGCATCACCAGTATCGTGGTGTCCCACGATCTGGCCGAGACCGCGAGCATCGCCGATTACATATATGTAGTGGGTGACGGGCAGGTATTGGGGCAGGGCACTCCCGAGGAGTTGATGAACTCGCAGGAACCGCGCATTCGTCAATTCATGACAGGTGATCCCGACGGTCCGGTCGCATACCACTTTCCAGCGACGGATTACCGCGCAGATCTTCTGGGGAAGCGTTGA
- a CDS encoding STAS domain-containing protein gives MSVSAIRMSETGELRLSGMLDYRTGPGLRKQGEALIKASKADTLVVDCSAVLKSSSVGLSLLLCFMRDAEAAGKKLSIRGMPEDMREIAQVSELTELLAHP, from the coding sequence ATGAGTGTGTCGGCCATTCGCATGAGCGAAACCGGCGAGCTGCGGCTTAGCGGGATGCTGGATTACCGGACCGGCCCCGGCCTGCGCAAGCAGGGGGAGGCGCTGATCAAGGCCAGCAAGGCCGACACCCTGGTGGTCGATTGTTCGGCAGTATTGAAGTCCAGCAGCGTGGGCTTGTCCCTGCTGCTGTGCTTCATGCGCGATGCAGAGGCGGCCGGCAAGAAGCTGAGCATCCGCGGGATGCCTGAAGACATGCGCGAAATCGCTCAGGTCAGCGAATTGACCGAGCTGTTGGCGCATCCCTAA
- the mlaE gene encoding lipid asymmetry maintenance ABC transporter permease subunit MlaE, producing the protein MRKISLIERVRRFGHSAIDALAVFGRSAIFLFHALLGRGGIGGGFGLLIKQLHSVGVMSLVIIVVSGVFIGMVLALQGFNILSSYGSEQAVGQMVALTLLRELGPVVTALLFAGRAGSALTAEIGNMKSTEQLSSLEMIGVDPLKYIVAPRLWAGFISLPVLAMIFSVVGIWGGSWVAVDWLGVYEGSYWSNMQNSVTFTDDVLNGIIKSIVFAFVVTWIAVFQGYDCEPTSEGISRATTKTVVYASLAVLGLDFILTALMFGDF; encoded by the coding sequence ATGCGCAAGATTTCACTGATAGAACGCGTTCGCCGGTTCGGCCATTCCGCCATTGATGCACTGGCGGTGTTCGGCCGTTCGGCGATATTCCTGTTTCATGCCTTGCTCGGTCGCGGTGGCATCGGCGGCGGTTTTGGCCTGCTGATCAAGCAACTGCATTCGGTAGGCGTGATGTCCCTGGTGATCATCGTGGTCTCCGGGGTATTCATCGGCATGGTGCTGGCGCTGCAAGGCTTCAACATCCTGTCCAGTTATGGTTCCGAGCAGGCGGTCGGCCAGATGGTTGCGCTGACGCTGTTGCGTGAACTGGGCCCCGTGGTCACGGCATTGTTGTTCGCCGGGCGCGCCGGTTCCGCGTTGACCGCCGAAATCGGCAACATGAAATCCACCGAACAGTTGTCCAGTCTGGAAATGATTGGTGTCGACCCGCTCAAATACATCGTTGCCCCGCGCCTGTGGGCCGGCTTCATTTCCCTGCCGGTGCTGGCGATGATTTTCAGCGTGGTGGGTATCTGGGGCGGTTCCTGGGTGGCAGTCGACTGGCTGGGTGTCTATGAGGGTTCCTACTGGTCCAACATGCAAAACAGCGTGACGTTCACTGACGATGTGCTCAACGGCATCATCAAAAGCATCGTCTTCGCCTTTGTCGTGACCTGGATTGCCGTATTCCAAGGCTATGACTGCGAGCCCACTTCCGAGGGGATCAGTCGTGCCACTACCAAGACCGTGGTGTATGCCTCTTTGGCTGTACTCGGCCTGGACTTTATTCTGACCGCCTTGATGTTTGGAGATTTCTGA
- a CDS encoding KdsC family phosphatase, which produces MSTDLLQRGKQIKLAVFDVDGVLTDGRLYFLEDGSEFKTFNTLDGQGIKMLMAAGVQTAIISGRKTPVVERRAKNLGIPHLYQGREDKLVVLDELLAQLNLSYEQVAYLGDDLPDLPVIRRVGLGMAVANAASFVRENAHGITLARGGEGAAREFCELILLAQGRLDAANAAYL; this is translated from the coding sequence ATGAGCACCGACCTGCTGCAACGCGGCAAACAGATAAAACTCGCGGTGTTCGACGTCGACGGCGTGCTGACCGACGGACGGCTGTACTTCCTTGAAGACGGTAGCGAATTCAAGACGTTCAATACCCTCGACGGCCAAGGCATCAAGATGTTGATGGCAGCCGGCGTGCAGACCGCTATCATCAGCGGCCGCAAGACTCCCGTGGTCGAGCGTCGGGCGAAGAACCTCGGCATTCCACACCTTTATCAGGGGCGCGAAGACAAACTGGTGGTGCTGGACGAGCTTCTGGCCCAACTCAACCTAAGCTATGAACAAGTTGCCTATTTGGGTGACGACTTGCCAGACCTGCCGGTGATTCGCCGTGTTGGCCTGGGCATGGCGGTGGCCAATGCTGCCAGCTTCGTGCGTGAAAACGCCCATGGCATTACCCTGGCCCGTGGTGGCGAGGGTGCCGCTCGTGAATTCTGCGAATTGATCCTGCTCGCCCAGGGCCGCCTTGATGCGGCCAACGCCGCGTACCTGTGA
- a CDS encoding MlaC/ttg2D family ABC transporter substrate-binding protein — protein sequence MISTLRRGLLVILAALPLMANAVAAPSAHELVQDTTNRMLADLSANKEKYKKDPQDFYTALNTIVGPVVDAEGISKSIMTVKYSRKATPAQMKTFEENFKRGLFQFYGNALLEYNNQGITVDPAKDESGDRTSVGMTVKGNNGAIYPVSYTLEKINGEWKLRNVIINGINIGKLFRDQFADAMQRNGNDLDKTINGWAGEVAKAKEKTADATEKSAQ from the coding sequence ATGATCTCTACCTTGCGACGTGGCCTGTTGGTAATACTGGCGGCCCTGCCGTTGATGGCTAACGCCGTGGCGGCGCCTTCCGCGCACGAACTGGTTCAGGACACCACGAACCGGATGCTGGCCGACCTGTCGGCCAACAAAGAGAAGTATAAAAAGGATCCGCAGGATTTCTACACGGCGTTGAACACCATCGTCGGACCTGTGGTGGATGCCGAAGGCATCTCCAAAAGCATCATGACGGTCAAGTACTCGCGCAAAGCCACACCGGCGCAGATGAAGACCTTTGAAGAAAACTTCAAGCGGGGCCTGTTCCAGTTCTACGGCAATGCCCTGCTCGAATACAACAACCAGGGCATCACCGTCGATCCTGCCAAGGATGAGTCGGGCGACCGCACCAGCGTTGGCATGACCGTAAAAGGTAACAACGGGGCGATCTATCCCGTGTCTTACACACTCGAGAAGATCAATGGCGAGTGGAAGCTGCGTAACGTGATCATCAACGGTATCAACATTGGCAAGCTGTTCCGCGATCAATTCGCGGATGCGATGCAGCGCAATGGCAACGACCTGGACAAGACCATCAATGGTTGGGCCGGGGAAGTCGCCAAGGCCAAGGAAAAAACCGCCGATGCCACCGAGAAGTCTGCCCAATGA